One genomic segment of Desulfovibrio sp. UCD-KL4C includes these proteins:
- a CDS encoding ATP-binding protein translates to MHSFVLEAVPNPEESREIARRAVLILKKFILDENILHDIDLVLTEACSNVARHAYEKITDCNKLELKIEIFPPDHVILEIADWGKGLCSESIDFTMPSPDAVGGRGMFIMSKLMDSFELVKENDKNIIRLTRKIEENQWKTKE, encoded by the coding sequence ATGCATAGTTTTGTGCTGGAAGCGGTTCCCAACCCTGAAGAAAGTAGAGAAATTGCCAGAAGAGCCGTTCTCATACTTAAAAAATTCATTTTGGATGAAAACATACTTCACGACATAGACTTAGTTTTGACTGAAGCATGCTCCAATGTAGCCAGACACGCTTATGAAAAAATAACTGACTGCAACAAGCTGGAACTTAAAATAGAAATTTTTCCGCCTGATCACGTCATTCTAGAAATTGCGGACTGGGGAAAAGGTCTTTGTTCTGAATCAATTGACTTCACCATGCCTTCACCTGATGCCGTAGGAGGGCGTGGAATGTTTATTATGTCAAAACTGATGGATTCCTTTGAACTTGTTAAAGAAAATGACAAGAACATAATCAGGTTAACTCGCAAAATAGAGGAAAATCAATGGAAGACAAAAGAATAA
- the dtd gene encoding D-aminoacyl-tRNA deacylase: MRLVIQRTSKAKVDVGPNTVGSIGNGIMVLVGFGKEDDAELPDSKVWKTIINKMIGLRIFEDAQGKMNQSLEDFGGDILLVSQFTLYASCRNGRRPSFTGAAAPDLAKILFEKLTEAVRVKAPGKVETGEFGAMMNVDFVNWGPVTIILDSRDFT; encoded by the coding sequence ATGCGATTAGTTATACAAAGAACCAGTAAAGCTAAAGTTGATGTCGGACCGAATACTGTTGGATCTATAGGTAATGGAATAATGGTGCTGGTGGGATTCGGCAAAGAAGATGATGCAGAGCTTCCAGATTCAAAAGTTTGGAAAACAATCATTAATAAAATGATCGGCCTTAGAATATTTGAAGATGCACAGGGAAAAATGAATCAGTCTCTGGAAGACTTTGGCGGAGACATCTTGCTTGTTTCGCAATTTACACTTTACGCATCATGCCGCAACGGAAGAAGACCCTCTTTTACAGGAGCGGCTGCTCCTGATCTGGCAAAAATACTATTTGAAAAACTTACTGAGGCTGTTAGAGTCAAAGCCCCGGGAAAAGTAGAAACCGGTGAATTCGGAGCTATGATGAACGTAGACTTTGTTAACTGGGGACCTGTTACGATTATTCTGGACTCACGCGACTTCACCTAA
- a CDS encoding STAS domain-containing protein: MEDKRITISDGVMTLKFGKEITIESLQGFKNSVEEKSNSPEIKTVIANLSETHFLDSSGIGFLVSLNSRLKRLDKNMYLLRPSEQICKTLELVRLISFFNLIDDELEIS, encoded by the coding sequence ATGGAAGACAAAAGAATAACTATATCAGATGGAGTGATGACTCTAAAATTCGGAAAAGAAATAACGATAGAATCTCTCCAAGGATTTAAAAATAGTGTTGAAGAGAAAAGTAATTCCCCTGAAATTAAAACTGTTATTGCCAACCTTTCTGAAACTCATTTTTTAGACAGCTCAGGGATAGGTTTCCTTGTATCACTGAACTCAAGGTTAAAAAGACTTGATAAAAATATGTACCTCCTGCGTCCAAGTGAGCAGATATGCAAGACCTTAGAACTTGTCAGGCTAATATCTTTTTTTAATCTGATTGATGACGAATTGGAAATATCCTAG
- the queD gene encoding 6-carboxytetrahydropterin synthase QueD, producing the protein MKQGKWKLKVKKDFAAAHQLRNYNGKCENMHGHNFGVEVEVEGSKLDPKVEIVMDFKVLKNELMDVLETLDHKDLNKIEYFKHKNPSSENLARYVYEEMKKRIETNEIKLVYASVSENDSSVATYSEI; encoded by the coding sequence ATGAAACAAGGAAAATGGAAGCTTAAAGTAAAAAAAGACTTTGCAGCAGCTCACCAGTTAAGAAACTACAATGGAAAATGCGAAAATATGCATGGTCATAATTTTGGTGTAGAAGTAGAAGTTGAAGGAAGTAAACTTGACCCTAAAGTGGAAATAGTTATGGACTTCAAAGTGCTTAAAAATGAACTCATGGATGTCTTAGAAACACTCGATCATAAAGACCTTAACAAAATCGAATATTTCAAACACAAAAATCCATCTTCGGAAAATCTGGCGCGATATGTATATGAAGAGATGAAAAAAAGAATTGAGACAAACGAGATCAAGCTGGTCTACGCTTCTGTTTCTGAAAATGATTCATCTGTAGCAACATACAGCGAAATTTAA